The nucleotide window CTATGTGGATCTCAGAATCATGCTTTTTGTCATGTTGGTAATCAAGATATACTCTTGAAAGAATATCCAGAATTAAAGAATTGCAAGAGACATGTTCAAGTTCCAGCAGGGGAAGGCTTTCCTCTGTGGCATTTTTATGATGGTATAGTTGACATTGATAATCTTAAAAGTGGTTTGAATAATGGGTTTGAGGTGAATTATAGTGTGAAAGAGGAATGTGCAAAGTGTTTGGGAAGTGAAGAAGGAGATTGTAAATGGAAGTCCAATAGGGATATTGAGAAACATGTTAACTCCTCTTGCTATTATGATAATTGTTCAGATGGATCTATTCATTTTTCCACACAACAATGTTCTAATCACAGTATGTTTTCTATCTCTTTATCTCATAACAAATAAAGTAGGTTTTTGCGGTAATCGTAACGGTCGTGTTGCAATGTTTAATATTGTAGAGAATTATAATCAAATGTGACTGATATGGTCTCATTGACATACCCGAACGAAAGAATGCGACTGATATAGCCTCATCGACAGTTAGATTGTGCATGAGCCTTTATTTAAAATCCTTCTTAAGAATTTGTAGTTTTgagtttctatttctatttttggCTTTCCTAATTTGGtgccaattttttttcccaattCCTCCTGCAACTCCTATGCACCTTAGCTATTAGTTCTGACATTGTTTGCTTTCAACTCCTATGCAACTTCCTATTCAGGATAAAGCTAAATTTTCTTTAGgactttgttatttttttactcCTTCCGTCCCTCAATACTTGACCTATTTGACCATTTCAtacagattaagaaaagtgtaaaaacgaaagaaagataatgatatttttactgaATTGCCCTTatcattattttgaaactttttcacttttaagtaatgattattttctttgttctaCTACAAACTTTAATATGGGGgccacaaaaaatatttataagggATAAATCCGTCAAATTCTGCTTAGAAATCTGAGAAGATCAAGTATTgtggaacaaatatttttttcaaataggtCAAGTATTGAGGGgaggaagtattttttttagaaaagttatttttagtTAGTATACTATATAATTGTTTTGGTAAAAGTTTAGGacataaattaatcaaatatctcacttgataaaattaaaatacatttaattagagtttagttgattgaaaatttgaGCATTTGTTGTGTGGAGCAGAGCAATGAATATGTTTAAGCTTATCCACCACAAATACATTAAATTAGGATTATAATGTTAGTCATAGGTTAATATTTGCACAGACtcaatcaaaggaaaaaaaagaaaggaatggAATCTGGGTATGTGATTTTTCCATGAATTTATTTGACTCATTCAGCTCATTTGGCAGCAACTACAtcttaagggtattttggtaatttcatTCGTCAAAGTAGTTGTTGTATATTGCATTTTGTATGCATGTGCAAGCAAGTCattattttccttctttttggTCCAACACGTCTTTCACAATCATGGACTTCATTTTCTGCTTTCTCATAATTTCCATGGAATATACTTTATCAAATTAAAGTCATCCACTCATTTTCTCCTTTGAAAAGACTAATAAATTTCAATTCATAAATCTTAGTATTTACTATGTTCACATAAATTCTAGTCATAACCGTGTGAGATTTATATTCAAATGAAGCATAGTCAAATATACAATCCCATTCAAATATAACCACATTATATGtgaaaatttactattttgtcACTTCACTTTTACTTTTATCACTTTTACTTttataattgtattttaaaatatgatatgacaTAGAATTAAAGTTTCAATTTGATGTCAATTTAAAACTTATTTACACTGACATTATATGTTcacttaaactttttttttgtctattttatcattgtttatatttttttaatttatttttttaaatatcgtTTTCCTTTCCTACCATATGAATGCAAGAGTAGCATTCCTTTATTATATAATAAGTACAAAATATATAGAACATGCAAACTTCTATCGCAAGTTACTACACCTATTTTCCATTGTGGACATTTTGACTTGTATTATGGATACTCCACCTACAAGTCACAACAACACCCTTGACAATttcacaaaaaatcaaatttctagTTCAAGAAAACAAATTTTGGGAGTTGGcctaattattttttccatttgtttTCTGTATGTTCGCTCGACATGGTAATATTATTCGAGACATTATTAGATACTAAATGTGAACATTAATCAAATCATGTGAGTCGAACATTGATTATCTTGTCATTGAACCGTTATTATTAGTAACAAGGATCAAATCCTAAACCTTCTTCGTAATATGTCATTGAGGTAATAGTAGTGTATTTTTCTACACCAATCATTAATCCCATTATTGAATAGTGAATAATACcaaattttgatgaaaatatttcCACAATACATACCAACCTACTTACCTACCACTTTGAAATTTCCTCTAAATGTTTCTCTCAATCCCTATTCAAACTCTCTTCTCCTCTTTTCTCTTCTTGAACACCTTTCAAAACATGAAACACCAAATGAGATTCCTTCAAGTCTCATTCCATAACAATAAACATCAACTAAACATTATCACCATCATCTTATTCTTAGTTACCACTGTCCAATCTATTAATCCAAAATTTGAGGCATGCACACCTCAAACCTGTGGAAAAGGTCCTTCCATAAAGTATCCTTTCTGGATTCCTTTTCAACAAGACTCATTTTGTGGCTATCCACAATTTGAGATCACTTGCATGAACAACAATCCAATTCTCAAAACCTCAAATTATGACCTATTAGTAAAAAACATCTCGTACTCAAATTCGTCTTTTATTGCATCCAACTTAGATGTCTATGAAGAAAACTGTCCTGCTCCTATGTATAATTACAGCCTTGATCAAACTCCATTTACATATAGTTTTGAAAATTCCAACCTCTCTTTCTTCTATAACTGTACAACAGAACCTATAGATTACCCTACTTATGAAATAGAATGTGCAACAAATGCTACACATTATTCTTTTGCTGTTTTTCATAAGGAAGCACTTGAGCACAAAAACTATTCCTTGAATGAATGTCAGTTTATGGTTAATGCTCCATTGGTTTTGAACACTAATGTTAATTTCACTAgcttgttgaaaatgaattatatCGACGTTTTGAAAATGGGGTCGGTTTTGAATTGGACTGCACCTGATTGTCAGCATTGTGAGAAAAGTGGTGGAAGATGTGGATTTGATAATTACAAGTTCATATGTTTCTGCAAGGATAAGTCCTACCAAAAAGTTTGTGGTGATGATGGTAACATAACACTTTTGGAAATATTTTGATCGTAGTTTCTATTTTCTACTATGCCATTTCAGAATATGCTAACCAAATAagtattttcttttgaattttctGACACACCTTAAAGTATCTCTGTAGATAAGTTGATTATGAATTCAGTATTGCAGTGTTTAACATTAACATAATGTTCATCCATGCCAATAGACACGAGTTATTTCTATTTGTAAGTTTTTGTAGACTATGTAATTAATTGTTGCAATCATCAAGtgtctccataaaaaaatactaGTAAATTAGTGGTAATTCGATATCTTCGGCATAAAATCGTTTGGTGCCCTCAACTCACTAACCGAGCTGTATGCATAGGCTGATACAATGacgatttatttttaaattggatATTTCTAGTGAGTATATAGTGTTTTTTGGCCAAAATGTCATGTAATTTTTGGTGCATTAAGCCATTTGCTATATCTGATATTGCTTAGTTTATCTGCCAAGCCTTTGGTGAAAGTGCATAAATGTACATGTTTATGCCATTTATACACTAGTAGAATACTCTCCTTGAATTAGAACAATGCTAACtcgactttttttttatgactaaTTGTTGCAGACCCATGGAACTGGAAGAGGAAACTCGGCATTGGTAATAAATCGAAGCTTTCCTTgataatttttatcattttttcgtgtaaatatatacttcattATAATAATTTACTGATTTAAATTTCCTATACTTTTTGCTAGGCCTTGCTTCTGGTGTGTTAGGAGCAGCACTTGCCGTGATCACTGGCTTATATTTCTATAAGCGCCGAAAGAATGCAAGTTATGCAAAGTCGTATGTACAGTCTCACAGCTTCTCTTCTGATCCATCTTCGAGGGATATTGAGAGGGGAAGTCAGCACTTTGGAGGAAGCCAAAACTTTGGAGTGCAAGCTTTTACTTATAGTGAGCTTCAAGAAGCCACAAACAACTTTGATCCGTCTAAAGAACTCGGAGAAGGGGGCTTTGGGACAGTGTATTTTGGTAATATTTAACAGCTTTTCTTAGTGGAAATGGATTCTTTGTAGTTAGCAGTCACTGTAGTCAAGTTATCTTAGCCATTACCGAGATTGAACGGTCGGGATTCCTTATTTTTAATCCACCAAACTGAATATGTCTGCCGTTCAATCTATATCGAATGACTTATAGATAAACTGACAACAGTGACTGTAGGAAATTCCAAGTGCACGGTATTTGGTCCATTTTGTTTATTGTACCTATTGAATTTTTGTACTTTCGGTGATTCTAACAAAGGTTTCGGGCATGTGTTTTCTGTTGTGTAGGAAAACTGCATGATGGGCGCAGTGTTGCTGTAAAGAGGTTATACGAGAACAACTACAGAAGAGTTGAGCAATTCATGAATGAAGTTAGGATCCTAGCTAGATTAGTCCATCCAAATCTTGTGTCACTATACGGATGCACTTCACGCCATAGTCGCGAACTTCTGCTTGTGTACGAGTACGTCTCTAATGGAACTGTCGCGGACCATCTTCACGGTAAAAAAGCAAAACATGGAAAACTCTCTTGGCATGTTAGAATGAATATTGCTGTGGAGACAGCAAGTGCATTGAAGTATCTTCATGTTTCTGACATCATTCACCGAGATATCAAAACCAATAATATTCTTCTTGACGCTCATTTTCGTGTAAAAGTAGCCGATTTTGGACTGTCACGCCTTTTTCCAAATGATCAAACTCATGTTTCAACAGCTCCACAAGGGACTCCGGGGTATGTGGATCCTGAGTACCACGAGTGCTATCAACTTACCGATAGAAGTGATGTCTATAGCTTTGGAGTTGTGATGATCGAGTTGATATCCTCTTTGCCTGCTGTCGATATAACAAGGCATAGACATGAAATCAATTTATCCAACATGGCTATCAACCGAATTCAAAATCGAACATTGCATGAAATCGTGGATCCAACCCTCGGTTTTGAATCAGATCCCAAGGTAAAGAAAATGATACATGCTATGGCTGAGTTAGCATTTCAATGCTTGCAAAGCTCAAAAGATATGCGACCTAGTATGGACGAAGTGTTGGAAACTTTAAAGGATATTCAAAGTGATGGTAAGCATAAAAGCCAACCTGAGGTAATTGACATTTCAAAATCAGCTGATGAAGCTGTTTTGCTGAATCATGATCCACCTCCACTATCACCTGATTCAAATATTTTGAGCAATTATACAACACCAAATGCTAGTGGTTAAGAGAATGAATTTGGTTTGAAACTATATCCATCATAGTTTTCAACATTTTATCCATACATTCTTTATCAAATTGGCACAATGTAGCAGCCAgataacttttgaaattgaGATGTATATATAGATGATATAAAGTTGCCTTGGTTATGAAACTTCATCTTTTGATGATTTTAGTTAGATATtattaatatgtattttttgtaCTAAAATTACAAGTTTAGTTAAGatgaattattttctttcttctttccaaCCATCTTACCAAACCAAACCTCTGATCTCAACAACTAGAACTTGCCtagtaaattttttttcttttccctttaaTAACATTAGttcaattaaaaatgataatagaaaaataaacttGCATTATATAGTAAACATGTTATATCTAGTCATAGATTACTAAACATATTGAAACTTCAATATAAACTTGGGTAAAACAGGAGTCTTTTGATACTTTAGAAGAAaaagtagtattttttttatagaaattaaaaccatacaaattaaattatttttacatattcATTCACTTTATAGAGGACCAAAACATATTTAGTAGATATTAAAGAGATGACTATTTTCagttgtttcatattttcatgTAATGAAATAAGGTCAGATTTTGTCGGTGATCAATGATATTTAACTGTAATTTTCTTTatcttaaaaatgaaaaactaaatTAAGAGTTTTCTTCATAAGCAAGAGTTTTTTTTTCGGTAAAAagagcataaaaaaaaataatacttgttggattcttaaaaaaaaaaaaaaaaaaaggcttcaAAAGGCCGAAGCTTAGATgaagtaactttttttaaaggttaCTTTCTCACACCCCCACCCTAACCCTACATTCTTAAAAGTCTTCCAATTTCACCGTTTTACCTTTTCTGAATTCCAGCTTTTGGACAAGATTTGTATGGACTTGTAAAATATTGAGGAAACTGCTCTTTACCTAAATGAATTTGCTTATTCCTAAAATAAATGTCTAAAATATCCTTATGTGACTTAAGTTATGCTAGTGTTAAATTTGCGTGAATTAACTCACACTGCGCAAAAAAATACACTAAAACCCAGCGTGAGTTAACGCTGGTTTTGTTTCATCAATATTTAACTGACAGCTTTTATAGTGAAGAATTCATTTAACTATGCAAAAGCTGTAAAGTTATGGTTCTGATAAGTATTGCCACaagatttaaattaatataattatggTGTGATGTAAAGTTATGGTGTGAATATTAATATAATACGGTTCTGCCAACATTTTACTTTACTTTTCATCACACCATAATTTTCAGGATTTTTATACATTCGGATTCTACAATCCACATGCGAAAATGTTcactttaaaattttcaaagtgGATGTAAAATGTGTGCTTCAAAATTTCCAGGATTTTTACACATTCGGATTCTACAATCCAAATGTAAAAATGtttacttcaaaaaatttaatattttttagacaTTTGGATCCTATAAGACAGACAcatgttcattttaaaaataaaaaaaaacagaattttgATATATCTTAATTATACCGTTCgaaattgtaaaataatcaCATTAAATGTTTCAAGGTAAAATGTCCACTTTTTGGCACTTTGTACTCTATTTCTTCCTTTGCGGGTTAGTGTTCCTTGCGCTCCCCGtcattaataaaatttgttgtttcaaaaaaaaatgtaaaatatccacttcaaaatatttaaaaaatttgcatATTTGGATTCTACAATTCAAACAAATCCCATATGAGTGAGATGATTTGGAGATGGTCGAAATTAggagaaaaatatatttcaggGCTTTTAAGAACTTGAAGGGTAGCTTTTCTTGAAGTAATTGATatttatacatcttttttttttgacaatttttgtgattatttttttctttttttattggtcaaaaacaataaagattgaaaaataaaaagagagtaaaaacATGAGAGAAAGTTGTTTAAGAATTGTCTTAAAATGataatacaaatatcattcctccTTTTTGTGTGTCCAAAGAGGATATAAATCTacaacctttattttatatgatCTATACATTccagaaaattgctcttcttccataaaaaaaaaaaaaaaaaaaaaaaaaaaaactcactccCAACTTAATGGATAAATGTACACATGCGTGACTTTCAACGCTTAGTTAACTCATGCATGTTATAAATCTATACTGACTTAACTCATGCTGCGTGTTATTATAGAACAGCaacagataaaaaaaataaccctTGTGTTTCAAAACTTCCAAATACGAAATCtctcccccttttttttttacgattttcttcattcttgtGCCAATCAAGCTCAATATCTAccacaaaatcaagtaagtgtTGCTTATCATATTGCATTGccttttttcgttttttttttagtttaataaaaaaaaaacttatttatttgagaaattttatatttttcggTTTTTAGAAATCTAGTTTGCATGTTAGTTTTTAGGCTTGTTAGTGATGAATTAAGTTAGGAATTGTAGTTTAGATGTTGTTTAGAGTGCATTGTGGTAGTTTAGGGTTTAGAAATTGTTAGATTTTATGTTGATTGAAATTTGCACTCtaggtgtttgataaaatgtctcaatgaattttattttttttgttttttggatttttaatgaTGAAATTAGTTAGAAATTGGTAATTTGTTAATGTTGATCATAGTGAGATTGATTGCAATGTGGTAGCTTACAAATTGAAATGACACGGCCGAAATTTAACTATTGTTGTTGAATAGTTAGAAATGACACAATGTCcctatgaaaaaattaattgatttttttgctttttgaaatgttatgtagatatgtctcagaggCCTGACAAGATTAGATAGGGGAGGGAGTCTTTTACCGGTAAtgtgtaacgccccaattttatttaattattattagttaatttaaagtcttttttatatatatgattttatataattatgttgattatgtggtgtgttatattatattaaatgagttattttactatttaatagaataagtgggaatttagaataatgtgagaaatagaattaattggagtcttgtgggttttattttaattaatagaaattaagttgattatgtggtgtgttatattttattaaatgagttattttactatttaatagaataagtgggaatttagaataatgtgagaaatagaattaattggagtcttgggggttttattttaattaatagaaattaagtgggaggttatgttttactgaattattagaaaatagaaactGTCAGTCAGAGAaacagttttcacgtaaaacagagttttgggagaaaaaccaagagaagagccaagtggggagaatcagattctgtagagctttgttcatcgatctaaggtaagggtgagactaacattcagtaatcataatgtataaattctgaatttgtgatttaacatgttgttgttcttaggttggataattgggattaggttttgattattgattttttgaattgaaaagtgtagaaactatcgaaattgtgttaagaattgatgttcaggttgtagaataatcataggttaagtttcctatcaaatttggggtttgggtagatgaaaatttgagtttttgGCTGgctggtctgttcccgtagagtTGTCTGtcgcaactcgcctcgcgagctgcacttTGACAGCATCCCCTATTTCGcattcttgcgtctttttcacacgtttctggtttgaattggcctttggtgttaacatgaaagttgtagataattttgttagctttccaatgactcTGGTTTggcgtgaaaatgatttttggtttaggagttatgatgaaaatacttcaAGGagatcttagtgaaattttatgaaaattcactaaaaccgtttctaagttaatccaaaacttagggaataattccaaaccgtGTCTGaaattgatgcattttttaatGCCTCTGATTTTATAGTTATTTAAAACTTTCTAGCTTCATGAGCTTAATAATAACTTTGATGATTATTCTAGTCATTAGCCAAATTTAGTACTCCCTCCGacccaaattgtatgatgttttggctatttcacacgtattaagaaatataattaatattgtgtggggaatagaaattatgagttgttttacaaaattatcattaataaatggtatggaaaagataaatgaaataattgaaagaagagagagtaattaatagttaaggatataataggaaaaataacattaatatttcattggtattgtaaagcgacatataatttaggacaaatttttttccaaagcgacatacaatttaggacggagggagtataatgttttttttgttctttcaattatttcattttgataatattttcCTATTATTCCCTATAATTTAACCGGCCAATTTAAAGCTGACATGATCAACTTTAGTTTGAGCACCAAAGCTTGAAACAATTTACCAAATTAAGCTCTCATGTCATCATGCAATTTGACCAATAAACATGAATCTTGAACCATGCCAACATGAATACCAAATTGGAAAttgatactaaaaaaaattcaattcaagcaAAGAATCTAATGGTCAAACCATGAGCAATTGACAATTAACTCAAGTTAAATATTTCAGTACCTCTTCAATTTCCTTTAATTATGgacatatttattatataaaaattgtgTCATGATTTTCTGACATTAGCAAATCCTTTAATTCTGAACaaaaattgtgtcacgattttaAAAATCATGACAAGGTTATGAACTCGTGTTGTGATTCTGAAAATCGTGATTTGATTTTGTCAGAACTATTTAGTTTCATGATTTCTTCACTTCTATGCTATTTAAAAACACTCGAgactcaacaaaaacaacaaattaagtGCTAAAAAACATGTAATGACAACAAGTCATCAATCATCAAAACAAAGAATAACTTTATATTTTCGACGTGAATGTCCAGAAACCCTTGTACTTATCTCTTAAGTGACGACATGTTACTTATCTTCTAagttaaacatgtttttattAATCTCTCGAGTATCTAACTCTTAAGTCATATCATTGTagttctatataaatagagatcacATGTAACATAATTGTATATCacatgaaaataatataatcatctctcttctttctccttCTCTACTCTTGTTCTTATTCTAATAGTTtcacaacaattttattttaaaaattaagttagatttattatattttatcattatcCGCACAATCATCATGGAATATTCCATAATATAATACAAACAATGATTAAATATATGACAGTCAAATATAGGGTACAACCGCAGTATAAACCATGGGTCCCCAAGTACGTTTGATGAAGTGATATACGAATACAATATTGTTTTATAGGTAAACATTCCTGCCTGTTTTTAACACACATTCGATGTGGGACTACATTAATGGTATACTAACGCCTGAAGAGAaaatcaaattctcaaatatACAATATTGTTTTATAGGTATACGTTTTCAAATCTGGAGTGGTGGTGCTTCATGGATTAGCAGAGTCTTTGTTTTGTCTCTGGTGTGTTACTCTACTAATATATCAGCAATTAGCAGTATATATACTATAACATTGCTAGTTCTGTAAGGGAGTTAATTTTGCCTATTTATTAGATTTTTCATGTGTGCATATATGTGTGGGGATTTTTCTGCAATGTGCTTTCAAATGCGGATTGTTCATACTTTTTCTTACTCTAATCGTTGTACATTACTTGGTTTAGAGTTATTAATATATTTggtctttgaaaaaaattagagaagaaTATCCATAATACACATTGGTCTAAACTCAAAATTTTAGAACTTGCAAGATTGTGGCCTTTACTCgaatattttcttctttgattttgttAAGGACGGTGGGCTGAATATTGCGTCTTACAGACATAAAAAGAGGATTGATGTTCAATTTCCTATCAGACAACTTGTTCTAAATATCCAAAATTGAACAAGTTCAAAGGTCTAAACAATGTCATAATGTGCTGAATATAACTACATTCAGTCTAGGTTATCATATATCATCACACAACTGAAAAAGGATGACAACCCTTAGTTCATGTACAAAAGCATCAAACCATAGAGTACTCTTACCAACACTGGGATTACTACCAACTAAAGTCGATAAGCCTTCAAATCCACATCCTACATAAACAACGTTAACCTTAATTCATGTTCTAAATCCACTaccaaaagataaaacaaattaTGCTTAAAACAAAACTTGCCATAGCTCTAATCTATTAACATGCATGTTCATTTTGGAATAATTTTAAAGAAGTTAGTTACTAAGGAAACTAGTTCACTTGCATGTGCATTAATTATACATTGTTATGTTCTAATTTAGTCAAACaagtatttgtttatttttttaaggaatgatcTTGGAGCAAAATCGTTAAGGAGGGAATCAATGAATGAAGTATAGAAAATTGtaaattgttcaaaaattgGTTAAAATGAGAAGAGGTGTATTTGTCTCTAATACTTACAGAGAAGGAAGAGGCATGTGTGTATACCATTCTGGAGTTCAGCAGTCCCAAATCGAAACTATGTAAATTATAGACACAAAACTTTACCTATAAAAGATTAGAATAGTGCTTTTGGGGACTCAAGTTTTATAATGTAGTTGTTCCCTATATATAAATGTATAAGATTGAGTAATGTTGATATAACTATTCATTGTTCAGGGTGATTCTGTTTGAGGTTACAAGTGATGcattttttagtgttttaattTCATTGTCACTTGAAACTTCCAATGATATTTCCATTTGTATAATGACTGgtatatatttctctctttttaggAAGAGTGTTATGGACACTCTCTAACACACTCTTTTAGAGTAAAATCTATGTGATATttacactttgaaaatggatCCCACATAAAGTGGCAAGATTCACATAAGTTTCATCTAATAAGAAAGTAAATGTTTgagagaatattaaaaaaaaaatgtttttcaagcatttttttttggagatatATAGGGCCTATGAACAACATACTCCTCTTGTTCTATCTATAAGAGATATTTGCGTCAATAAAAGTAACTACATATACTGATTCAAATATTAGTTAAAATTCTAATattaaacgatatttattagtatatcAAATGCAACATTGCTACGAGgaatatgtgaacaaactcatatcgctaaaaattgattgaaagtttttagtacattaatttattttatgaaaagttCTAAATTGAGaattaaaataaagggttaattgttcaaattgactctATAATATACGCAAAATTTGCAAAAtgatcttataaaaataaaaacatatattctagccTATAATTTGTTAAGCTTATAATCACTTTCGGAATCCAGTACCAAAGGATAAACAACTAATGCttaaattatatatacaaaACCATGCATAGAGACATATTGGGGTTAATAAGAAAAATTGACCTAGATATTCATGTCTGAAATTTTATAGTAGTTTGATACTTATTTATGTAGATTATTAATCAATGTACTTGAGACCATGACGATTAAGGTCTTATGCACTTTTGTTGAACATTGTTGTTGAACTCGCAGTTAAGGTCAAGTAAAATGACAATTCCATTGTATCAAAGTTTTTGCTCTCAAATTATCACTAACAGTAGTATTAAAACTTTACATCAAACATATGTAAAACGTAGAAATTGAGTGGTTCAAAATAACTTACGTACTCTGGTCGGAATCATCATCCATAGAAGTGGTGGTTTCTCCAATCCCACTAGGTCTTTGATCTTTACTGAATGCAAGTCCGAAACTGCTTGTTCAGAACAATCAATGTACTTCTGTTAAAGATTCAACAAAAACCAATGAATGAAGCATAGAAAAttctaaattattcaaatttgtcTAGTATGAGTGAAGGGAACCAAACAATTTAGAATTTTGTCAAGTCCTAAACTGCCAATTATAAACTTACAATTTAGATGATGCTTTAATTAGTTTTAACACTAAAACCTCACATATGATATTTTAAATATGCGAAAGTAATATAAGATGTGagatttttgataattttattatttcttcattttgttttagaaaataatttttattcatcCTCACCATTGCTCAGTCattcttctttaattttttttttgt belongs to Medicago truncatula cultivar Jemalong A17 chromosome 6, MtrunA17r5.0-ANR, whole genome shotgun sequence and includes:
- the LOC25496819 gene encoding LEAF RUST 10 DISEASE-RESISTANCEUS RECEPTOR-LIKE PROTEIN KINASE-like 1.4 isoform X1, which codes for MPPPLLILHCSIIINIFLFLSLFFLIPIHVNSDGESYKSCAPFRCGDFTNISYPFWSINNHQNYCGHPNFGVDCEHGNLTIEIKSQKFHIIDINQTSQVLRIARLDLWSYDSATIASCPKKYINVTLDSEFFNYTSNYEKYTLLYECGSLPDPYSSSLGSEVSQFISCLIDGKPRDAYVVSSAKVADFISLGCKNNITIPGLNSSFLEDSDLVTNVLDQGFEVKWSGVEEDICDGCMKSGGRCGYNTTENVVLCLCPNQQSSGYCGFCSPNSTTIPLPNEPDCKRTRSFKSVIPPPLEAPSNERIPSNGQVPLNGLTPAGGPNSKESSNDSDPWNWKRKLGIGLASGVLGAALAVITGLYFYKRRKNASYAKSYVQSHSFSSDPSSRDIERGSQHFGGSQNFGVQAFTYSELQEATNNFDPSKELGEGGFGTVYFGKLHDGRSVAVKRLYENNYRRVEQFMNEVRILARLVHPNLVSLYGCTSRHSRELLLVYEYVSNGTVADHLHGKKAKHGKLSWHVRMNIAVETASALKYLHVSDIIHRDIKTNNILLDAHFRVKVADFGLSRLFPNDQTHVSTAPQGTPGYVDPEYHECYQLTDRSDVYSFGVVMIELISSLPAVDITRHRHEINLSNMAINRIQNRTLHEIVDPTLGFESDPKVKKMIHAMAELAFQCLQSSKDMRPSMDEVLETLKDIQSDGKHKSQPEVIDISKSADEAVLLNHDPPPLSPDSNILSNYTTPNASG